The Humulus lupulus chromosome 4, drHumLupu1.1, whole genome shotgun sequence genome has a window encoding:
- the LOC133832410 gene encoding uncharacterized mitochondrial protein AtMg00860-like: protein MDLMNRVFKEYLYYFFIMFKDDILVYYKTQEEHEEHLHLTLQRLREHQLYVKYKKCEFWLSEVAILGHIVTNVGIKIDPITVAAMKEWPRTKNACEIRSILGSPGYYKRFVEGFSKITRPLTELTRKNLKKIIPPDKCEQSFQELKSRLILAPVLNLPSDEGQFVVSCDASKQGLGYVLM, encoded by the coding sequence ATGGACCTCATGAATCGAGTTTTCAAGGAGTATCTATATTATTTTTTCATCATGTTCAaagatgatatactggtgtattATAAGACACAGGAGGAACATGAGGAGCACCTACACTTGACTTTGCAACGATTAAGAGAACATCAGTTGTATGTGAAGtacaagaaatgtgagttttggttgtctGAGGTTGCAATTTTGGGACACATTGTCACTAATGTAGGAATCAAGATTGATCCTATTACGGTCGCCGCAATGAAGGAGTGGCCAAGAACGAAGAATGCCTGTGAGATTAGAAGTATTCTAGGTTCACCAGGTTATTACAAgagatttgtggaagggttctcaaaaatAACTAGACCGTTGACGGAACTCACAAGAAAGAATCTAAAAAAAATCATTCCACCAGACAAGTGTGAGCaaagcttccaggaactgaagagTCGACTCATATTGGCACCAGTACTCAACTTACCATCGGATGAAGGACAGTTTGTGGTCtcttgtgatgcatcaaagcaaggattaGGTTATGTATTAATGTAG